A genomic segment from Luteibacter aegosomatis encodes:
- a CDS encoding ArnT family glycosyltransferase — protein MSISAYTRSEHLRALWPWLPLWAAMALLAIFSHGPMPMFSTRTLAVAWEMWAHGHWLVPHINGEPYSEKVPLLFWLIHAGWAVFGVSDVWPRVLEVIFGGTQLVLASVLASRLFPGRPWVAKATPWLLTALSYAFLFGLQIMYEVLLVVWVLGALLCLVPTVTRAQPRWWLFALLVGAGLLTKGPVMAVHVLFPLLFGPLWNDWARQNKARWYGYGILALLAGFAILLAWAIPAGESGGEAYRQRLFFTQTAGRVVEKHTQGLQSHARPAWYYLVFLPVIVFPLSGWLRGIVALPVALLRKPWRPGTGVAVGVTVVALVLLLASAAVPSLPSIVGKALAVLVFVPLFVALMRQPLETGLRFLVAWLLPALLTFSLIGGKQLYYLLPELAGVTMLVAACVADLRERHKGLATHYALGTWPLSLGAFLLAIALFAMPAVVPTRFADNIWLTGMAPYARFFAVIFVVLGALLLLRGRGEMRRLAFAGLIGTVALNALFTMGLWYRYDLAPASAFLGQADAAGRPIGNLGTEYNGQYHFAGRLMHPIARINVLPGMAPAPDDDDDDVVHDGDSLDDFATHHPDGLIVSYARHPPAEAFRFARLIQPSRTGWLMIWDAPTLNALQSGRVPAEPAQPTLLFPQEYWRTRTAMR, from the coding sequence TTGTCCATCAGCGCCTATACCCGCTCGGAACACCTTCGCGCCCTGTGGCCTTGGCTGCCGCTGTGGGCGGCGATGGCCTTGCTGGCCATCTTCTCGCACGGCCCGATGCCGATGTTCTCCACGCGCACGCTCGCCGTCGCCTGGGAGATGTGGGCGCACGGCCACTGGCTCGTGCCGCACATCAACGGCGAACCGTACAGCGAAAAGGTGCCGTTGCTGTTCTGGCTGATCCACGCGGGCTGGGCCGTGTTCGGCGTGAGCGACGTGTGGCCGCGCGTGCTCGAGGTGATCTTCGGCGGCACGCAGCTGGTACTGGCCTCGGTGCTCGCCAGCCGTCTGTTCCCGGGTCGTCCGTGGGTGGCCAAGGCCACGCCGTGGCTGCTCACGGCCCTGTCGTATGCGTTCCTGTTCGGCCTGCAGATCATGTACGAGGTGCTCCTCGTGGTCTGGGTGCTGGGCGCCCTGCTCTGCCTGGTCCCGACGGTCACCCGGGCGCAGCCGCGCTGGTGGCTGTTCGCCCTGCTGGTGGGCGCGGGCCTGCTCACCAAGGGACCGGTGATGGCGGTGCACGTGCTGTTTCCGCTGCTCTTCGGTCCGTTGTGGAACGACTGGGCGCGGCAGAACAAGGCTCGCTGGTACGGCTACGGCATCCTCGCCCTGCTCGCGGGATTCGCCATCCTGCTGGCCTGGGCGATACCCGCGGGCGAGTCGGGCGGCGAAGCCTATCGCCAGCGCCTGTTCTTCACGCAGACCGCCGGCCGCGTGGTCGAGAAGCACACGCAGGGGCTGCAGAGCCATGCGCGCCCCGCCTGGTACTACCTCGTGTTCCTGCCGGTGATCGTCTTCCCGCTCAGCGGCTGGCTGCGCGGCATCGTGGCCTTGCCCGTGGCCCTGCTGCGCAAGCCGTGGCGCCCGGGCACCGGCGTGGCGGTGGGCGTGACCGTCGTCGCGCTGGTGCTGTTGCTGGCGTCGGCCGCGGTGCCGTCGCTGCCCTCCATCGTCGGCAAGGCACTGGCGGTGCTGGTCTTCGTGCCGCTCTTCGTCGCGCTGATGCGCCAGCCGCTCGAGACGGGATTGCGTTTCCTCGTGGCCTGGCTGCTGCCCGCGCTGCTCACCTTTTCGCTCATCGGCGGCAAGCAGCTGTATTACCTGCTGCCGGAACTGGCCGGCGTGACGATGCTGGTGGCCGCCTGCGTGGCCGACCTGCGCGAGCGCCACAAGGGCCTGGCGACGCATTACGCGCTAGGCACGTGGCCGCTCTCGCTGGGCGCCTTTCTCCTGGCCATCGCCCTCTTCGCGATGCCCGCCGTGGTGCCCACGCGCTTCGCCGACAACATCTGGCTCACGGGCATGGCGCCCTACGCGCGCTTCTTCGCGGTGATCTTCGTCGTACTCGGCGCGCTGCTGCTCCTGCGGGGACGCGGCGAGATGCGCCGCCTGGCCTTCGCCGGCCTGATCGGGACCGTGGCGCTCAATGCGCTGTTCACCATGGGCCTGTGGTATCGCTACGACCTCGCCCCCGCTTCGGCCTTCCTCGGCCAGGCCGACGCCGCCGGACGGCCCATCGGCAACCTCGGCACGGAATACAACGGCCAGTACCATTTCGCCGGCCGGTTGATGCATCCCATCGCGAGGATCAACGTCCTTCCCGGCATGGCCCCCGCGCCCGACGACGACGACGACGACGTGGTTCACGACGGCGATTCGCTCGACGACTTCGCCACGCACCATCCCGACGGACTGATCGTCTCCTATGCCAGGCATCCGCCGGCCGAGGCCTTCCGCTTCGCACGACTGATCCAGCCCTCGCGCACGGGCTGGCTGATGATCTGGGACGCGCCGACGCTCAACGCCCTGCAATCGGGGCGCGTACCGGCCGAGCCTGCGCAGCCCACGCTGCTCTTTCCGCAGGAATACTGGCGCACGCGGACGGCGATGCGATGA